CTTCAGTGTTGCCAGTGCAGTCGTTGCAAGTGCTTGGGGATGTCAGGACAGATGGCTGACTAGGGGATTAATTGCATAAGTGAGTGATTTATCAAAGATAATAGTATTAGATAATAACATAATGTCAGGTACATGTCATTTATCATGAAAGTGATGATGAGGATGGATGAGACAAGTGtcattctgaaaacaaaagCAATATATCAGTATATTATGTTCTCTTACGCTTTAGTTGTTCTTTTCAGTGTGTTACCAAAGTAACTGCAATTCTTCAATAGACCACTTATTACCAGTGGATACAATTATTTGTTTCCTATTTTGCATTGAGAAACACATTATAATCCCTTAGCAAATGTTTCCTAACTTCATATGAAAAAGATATGATATCTCAACAGACCAACAATTGTCAGACATGTAACTGGTGTAAAAAGGAGAATGGTTAGACAAATATTCTAGTGATGAAAGGTAATCCTCAAAGTTCAAGGCTGTGCAACTGTGAATTACACACAGCAATTGTGTATTACAGTTCACCCTTTGGCTGTTCCATGTTGTCTGTAGATTGACTATTGGCTGTGGAGAGTTATGGCCCTTGGTTTAGAATCTGCTGACTGGTTTGAATCCCACATGTCTTTCATCATGTCGTTGCAGCTGTTAGGGCACTTGCTATAAAGCCACCTTTTGACATGTCCTCAGTGccatattgtcattgtcatgttagtcataactgtttttttttttatcagttACTGTAAATGGAAATTTGgttttatttacaagtcatggtTATGTTGGAACTATTCGCATAGAACAGTGTCAGATGTTTTTTTGTCGATTCCCAATGACCAGCCATCCCAAACATGCTGTATGCATCCATTTTGCGTTCTGCTTCAAAAGTTCATACTTGAATGACAGTACCAGATAAGCaagcaaaaatatttcttcatatGTAATTATCACTTTTTATACCTTTTAATAACAAACAAAGGTATAGCCTTTGTTTCATGTATTATCAATCATttgtcaacaaatattctaTTCACCTAGTGTTTGAATTCCATTCTTTTATTCACCCTGTAAAGTGCCAATTTTTACTTTAAGTAAAATTTTAAATACTCGTCATAATGTGCTTCTGTGTGCTTTTGTTTTAATGAATGTATAATTATGACTCTTACAGATCACGTTgtgaatatttattgatttcatttcatagcCAGTGTTTCATGATTTGACAAGAGCTTCATGTTTTAAAGATTCAAAAATGATTTCTTTCTTAAATGCATTAATAGGGATGGTTATCATAATGTCATTTATAATGTTAATAAATCAGTTGATCAAGTATCTATATCCTGCTGCTCAACATTATTTATTCAATGTCCTTGTTATCTGCCTCTGTGATAACAGGCCTTTGCTTGTTCAAATACTACACAATGCTTTGATTTAAAATATGGaatcaacataatgagcatgCTGGGATTCCATAGGCCTTTAAAAAGAACTATCTCTGATTGAACATTGATAAAATTGTAAAGGTGTGTCAGATACATGGGTTTTTATTGATGATTCATATAGAATATATAAAAATGGACTTGTTTCCACTCATTCAGGGAGTGATCATATTGTACATAAAAGGTATCACAAGCTTGAATTGCTCACTTGAAACGTGTGAGGGTAATGTCAGTTGATCGTTGATATATGACACTCTGGGCGGAATATTAATACACATAGTCTCATTGTAATGAGATATTTGTGTGTTcaacaagaaataaatattaTCAGAACTTGTAATATTTCCTCTTTGTTAAATGTTGCGCATTGGAGTGTTGCCAATATACAGTACACCTGGTGCAAGTCACATGACTCCAGTACAGTGCAGCTGGTGCCAGTCATATGACACCACTAGACATTAgattgtttgattttcattcACATGACAATAGTCATCacttaaatacatgtatataacttTATAGAGAACTTCTACATCATTTATCTATACtaatttattcatatttatttattttcataaagTGACTTTTCAGTGTGAATTATCAAACTGTTTTCAAGTTAACAGTGTAAGATTCCACAATGAAATGTATGCTTTTGTATACAATTATAGACTGGGGATGAGGTTAATACCTGTTTTTGTTTCAAGGGTAAAAAAATAAAGAGATATTGACCGAATTCATCAGTGTAtaattgttttaattatgtaATTGCCACAAAAAAGCTTCTAAAAACCAAAATGTCCATTTAGTTAAGAAAAGTATGATCAGCTGATCTGGTCACATAATACGAATACACAGTACAGTTGATGTGGTCACATGGTCACATGGCACCAACGCACAGTACAACTTATCTGGTAAAATGACACCAATACACAATACAGCTGATATAGTCACATGATACCAATACACAGTGCAGCTGATCTAGTTACATGACACCAATGCACAGAACAGCTGATATAGTCACATGACACCAATGCACAGTGCAGCTGATCTAGTTACATGACACCAATGCACAGAACAGCTGATATAGTCACATGACACCAATGCACACTACAGCtgatatggtcacatgacaccTATGCACAGAACAGCTGATCTGGTCACATGATACTAAGTCACAGTACAGCTGATCTCGCTACATGGGATGAATACACAGTACAGCTAATCTGGCTACATGACACCAATACACAATACAGCTGATATGGTCACATGGCAACAATACACAGTACAGCTGATCGGGTAACATAATACTAATACACAGTACAGCTGATCTGGTGACATGATACCGATGCACAGTGCAGCTGATCTAGTTACATGACACCAATGCACAGTGCAGTTGACATGGTCACATGATGCCAATGCACAATGCAGCTGATCTGGTCACATGATATTAAGTCACAGTACAGCTGATCTCGTTACATGACATGAATACACAGTACAGCTGATCTGGCTACATGACAACAAAGCACAGTACAGCTGATctggtcacatgacaacaaaGCACAGTACAGCTGATctggtcacatgacaacaaaGCACAGTACAGCTGATCTGGTTACATGACACCAACGCACAGTACAGCTGATCTGGTCACATGACACCAATGCACAGTACAACTTATCTGGTAAAATGACACCAATACACAATACAGCTGATATGGTCACATGGCAACAATACACAGTACAGCTGATCTGGTCACATGATACCAATACACAGTGCAGCTGATCTAGTTACATGACACCAATGCACAGAACAGCTGATATAGTCACATGATACCAATGCACAGTGCAGCTGATCTGGTCACATGATATTAAGTCACAGTACAGCTGATCTCGCTACATGACATGAATACACAGCACAGCTGATCTGGTTAcatgacaccaacacacagtaCAGCTGATCTGGTAACATGGCACCAACGCACAGTACAACTTATCTGGTAAAATGACACCAATACACAATACAGCTGATATGGTCACATGGCAACAATACACAGTACAGCTGATCGGGTAACATAATACTAATACACAGTACAGCTGATCTGGTCACATGATACCAATACACAGTGCAGCTGATCTAGTTACATGACACCAATGCACACTACAGCTGACATGGTCACATGACACCAATGCACAGTGCAGCTGATCTGGTCACATGACACCAATGCACAGTGCAGCTGATCTGGTCACATGATACTAAGTCACAGTACAGCTGATCTCATTACGTGGCATCAATACACAGTGCAGCTGATCTGGTCACATAATACGAATACACAGTACAGTTGATGTGGTCACATGGTCACATGGCACCAACGCACAGTACAACTTATCTGGTAAAATGACACCAATACACAATACAGCTGATATGGTCACATGGCACCAATACACAGTACAGCTGATCGGGTAACATAATACTAATACACAGTACAGCTGATCTGGTCACATGATACCAATACACAGTGCAGCTGATCTAGTTACATGACACCAATGCACACTACAGCTGATCTGGTCACATGACACCAATGCACAGTGCAGCTGATCTGGTCACATGATACTAAGTCACAGTACAGCTGATCTCGTTACATGGCATCAATACACAGTACAGCTGATCTGGCTACATGACAACAAAGCACAGTACAGCTGATCTGGTTACATGACACCAACGCACAGTACAGCTGATCTGGTCACATGGCACCAATGCACAGTACAGCTGATCTGGTCACATGGCACCAATGCACAGTACAACTTATCTGGTAAAATGACACCAATACACAATACAGTtgatatggtcacatgacaccAATACACAGTACAGCTGATCTGGTCACATAATACTAATACACAGTACAACTGATCTGGTCACATGATACCAATACACAGTGCAGCTGATCTGGTCACATGATACCAATACACAGTGCAGCTGATCTGGTCACATAATACGAATACACAGTACAGTTGATGTGGTCACGTGGCACCAATACAAAGTGCAGCTGATCTGGTCATATATGTCAGCAGCATGTTAAAGGCACAACTGGTGCAGGTAACATGACAGTGCACATCCTCCATTCGTGGCATAATATACCCAGTCTATGACCAGAAAGGAGATTAAATACACTTGATAACTGCGGTTGTAAGCAATAAGAGAATGATAATTGTGATCATCTTGAATACTCCGAGTGCAAATTCTAACACACTCATCACAACACTAAATGGTAATGGCTTTGCTGGATCATCAGCTTCATACGCCAGTCAATATCAACTTGCTAACCAAGTCAGTAAATTAAACATGAGTTTATCAGTGTTTGGTATGGCTCCATATCATTGCACCCAGGCATAACAGGAATTTCTCAAGTTACTTCCGTGTGGAAACATGTCGTTAACGCTGCTTACTAGTTTCGCCAAACTCTTAAGACCTGCGTCACTAGGGCGTGGCTTTCCTCCCATCTAAACCTGTTACATCTTTCTAGAACTTCTATAGTACTGGAAGGGTCTCTACCTTGAAAAGAATCTTTTGATCCACTTTGCGACAATGTTATTCTATGGATTGCAGAGCCAATGTATGTGAAGATATTTGGGCTagaatatgtatttgtacaccTCGTCCAATATTGACAGGTCATTAacatcgggggacaccagaaacaggctttacatattgtacccatgtacaaTCGAACCCAGCCCGTCGGCGAGATGaccagacgctttaaccacaaggctacccgaCCATATCGCTTATGATTTCAGTCAGTGTACTGGCTGGCTTGATCATACTACGCGATTCTTTACTTCCCGACGCCTGACACATAAACGAACGACACATGAAATGAATACCAAAGACATTTCACGACTTGGTGCTTAAACGCCAGTGTGTCCCAACCTATCTCACTTCTGCGGTAGATAGTTTCAGTGACTGTATTGTCACGTTCCAATCGATTATGTATACGGTCATGTGCTTCGGTTTTGACTGACATTTTCACATCATCATATTATGTTGAATGAGCGTCGTCGATGTTCATGAAAAGCATGTTCATTTACAAGTTATTTATAAATTTGTTACTTATTGGGTTGATCACAGCGGTTTACGGTAAGTAGTACTGAACTTTACTAAAGTATATGTGTGCCGTATATCGCCTGTGACCTAGATATCATAAATAGCGTTATCGTAATACTTTTATTTGCTTAATCAAGGACAGAGTGTGATTGTGATGGCTATtatatttcacatttgtttcGATTTATGCTTAAGGAAACTGTATATGTTCAGTATAAATCTTAACAAATGGTAAACAAATTGGGAACCCTCTGGCAACAACCCCCCTCCCCTCCCACCCCCACCGGAGCAACAATTTCAAAACCACTTTGTTCTCATTCGAGTTGAAAGAGCATTACGTCATGTGTACTCTGATCCTGTGACATGTCATTGCTGGAACAAATCGTTCGTTTTCAGTCTCCCTGCcatcatgatatttctggaatattgctaaaagcggtatgcaacatcactcacacactcactcactcactccctcactcactcactcacacataaatgttgatgTTTACTCACTAACTGGTTCTTTCGTTatatctttcattcattcatttgataACGAGACATTTAATGGCTAACGCTTAAACGTTTTTGAAATGTGGGTAATTCTTCTCTCGCTAAATGGACTCCTTTGACGTTCTGGTTGTTCGGTTATCTCCAGTTATCATAGCTCGTTATCATATTCTGTCCTTTATCTGATTTGTATTTTTCACTCTGTGTTATCTGCTTATGGTTAAAATGGTATCTTTCAATCCTATATAAAGATGAgtaattttagttttacgccgcttttggcaatattccagcaatatcacggcgggagacaccagaaagaAGGGGATTCAGGCATTGAcgcccatgtggtgaatcgaaaccgggtcttcggcctgaTGGGCGAAtgtttaaaccactaggctatctacAGCCCCGACGCACGACGACGCGAGGTGTCAAATCGGGTGAACTGACTTTTGTGAGACTGGACGCCGTCAACCCATTTTCAAAATAGTACCTGGAGATTTACCGTAAAGTCTGTAACAATTAACAGTATGCCAAATATGAAATGGAATCTCCAGAATTATGATGAATGTTAATCATTTCAGGACGTAATGTGACGGTGACCTTGACCCCTACAACCATTATGCTTCAAGGAGGCCACAGTAGTAATGCAAGTCTGTGTTTATCGTAAGTGCCAAGAGGGGGTGAATCgatatattttgttcagaagACGTTAAGGAGCGTTCGACTGTTCTTTGACGTCTTTTGAATGGTAGGAAATAGTCCATGAGTTTAAAACAGCACGAAACAGTATTTCTAAAATCACGGCAAGAGTGGTGTTTACTTCCTCGGGTCAAAGTTGTAACAGTAGAATAAATCTCGGTTTGGAAACGATTAGAACTAACTTGATCTATGCATAACTAATAGGGCTTCATTTCAATAACAATGCAAATTTAAGTGAAATAACAGTGCAGCTAATCTTATGTACATCATATTCACCAAacgaaatacatgtacattattgACGTGTGTCATATATTAAATATTTGGATTATATTTAAAACTTACGAGTCGGTTAAAATACAACATGCAATACTGGCCGTCCTCATTTGTCCATATTGAAAATGCATAACAGCCATATCATCCCTTGGGTCGAAAATTCACATCAGCCTGTATAGTCCGGCTACTGAACCGTGAATGAATTCACGCAAACGTTCGAAATTTCAATAGGCGGAGCGTAGTATATTATATAGTTACGTCCCTTGGTGTGGTATTTGATAAAGATGACattaaatgatatggtagtctcgAGCTGATATAACTAGTGGCAGGGAAACAGCCATGTAATAACCTCTTATTATTACCGCGTATAACCCAAGCGGTCAGTGAGGCGCCAGAAGGTCAGTAGTCCAATGACTcatcccatcgggtacccattttctgctgggtgaacatgtacaattttgaacaaagtcaCTTGCCACGTGTCACATTTCACCAGGTCCTAAGTATTGATAAGTGTTATTGACTCCCAGTGTATATGTTATTAATCTTACTGTGAATTGAGGACGTTTGCATGTTTATTTGTGATGTTTGCCCTCATTACTTTTGCGAAATATTTATCTGTCCTTTGTTATACATTTTCGGCCGGACGCATGACCACAAGGACACTGATATTAACGTGGTCTTATGTAAACCGTACCGCTGATGCAAGAGCTTGGGGAATTCCAAACATTTGCATTTAAACGGGACAACTTGAATTAAAATAGTACCGACAGGATACTGACTCTCTGAAGTGAATCTTTCGTCGAATCTGAGTTTGTTTGTGGGCCCGACATTTTGTATCCTGGTGCCATGGTGTACTTCGTTATTTGTCGTGCTATATAACGTTGACCGTCGTGTGAACGTTTTATATCCAGACATGACCAGAAGTGCATTTACAAAATTTATAAAAGATAGTAAAAATCCTACTTTATGACTTGATTGTCAGTCCTAATTATAGCGAACAGAAAGCGAACGAAAATTATAATAAGAACAGAAACTTAATGTTAACCAAATATCAGATgtgaaaaacgaaaaaaaaataCCTTCCGAAATAATCGTCgttgcaacaacaacaaaatataagGAAAACTAGTCTCACAGTCCGCCAACCGCATTACTTTCGCCATCAAACCAACCCTTCCTACAATGCTAAAGCTTAAACTGaggcaagtctatatttccccaggttctgaatcttccATAACAATGGGCTCCTTTTcaaggaattatttgtttctgtcaaaattatgtttattcagGGACTACGGCTTGTCTGGGAGAGGAACCAAATGGCAGGTATTTATTACAGAATCtgcatgatgacatgcatcccTGACGGTAGGATGTTGTCAAAGCTATATGGTCAATTCCCAACTCTTAAACAAATGGATAACGGTTTGTGTGTAACTGATTGCCTTCTATTGTTGTCGCAGACAGTCCTTGTCAAAGACGGCCATTTTGCTGTTCACCTATGACACTGGAAAAGGAGTGTTCTTCTCAGATGACAGGGAGGTTATCGCCCCCCTTCATAACCTAACGCTAAGGAGGGGCACCCCGCTGTGCAGACATGTCAAGATCTCCGGGGTCAACCCTGGCCACGTCTTTGTCGGCGTCAACTCAACGTCACCGGAGTTTGACGAGTAAGAATTCTTGTGTTAAAAACGAGAATAAAGGGCAATGTTTCAAATGCAAATATCCCCTCAAAGAATTCTTTTAATATTTAACTTACATGAAGATTGTTAACTTATATCGTTTAAAGCCATGCCGGTTAGTTTCTCAAAGTGAAGTTCTTGTCAATATCGAAATGGTGACACGTTgtaattatatacatgtataatggaCAAAATAGTTTAGGGATGttggtattttttttattgatatttcatgAGATTGTCAATTAATAAGTAGATCATTATTCAGTATATTAACCTCAGCCATCCAGTGCATTTTATTTGTGTTGCAATTCAAATATCATCCTGGGGTTCCTTTCAAGAAGCAACTTTTACCagggttaaccttaactcccattctttaacattactCTAAAGTTAGcgtagtgacttacgatcaccttagtgaaAGGAGGCCTTGGTAATCTTAACCGCCAAGATTAATTTGTCTTTAGCGCCAAATGGGGTTTTCTGAAGTTTGAAGTTCGCTACAATAATAGATTAAATTTTGAATGAGTGAAAAGaggtacaaatacatatatatacgaTAACTTATTGCAATATCTTTGCACAAGAACACCTCTAAAATAAAAAAGACCCCTTACAACATAAACGGTTGAAAGGACGTTCCATCCAGAAGCTTATGCTACGTGCAAATGGCCAAGTAACAAACGAAACTGTATTGAATGATGCATGTACTTCCGTAGCCTGTCATCACTTTACATCCGGGTGGATGCCATCAAGAGCTCCGTGCTGAATGTTGCCTCGGTTGTAATTGGCTGGATTTACTTCGTTGCCTGGACACTGGCGGGTTATCCGCAAGTCTTCACCAACTGGAGGAGGAAGAGGTAACCACCACGACAGAGTTAAAACTAAAAAATATGATTTATCAAAAAGATTCACATCTTATGGTTAACTTTGTTGTTGTATACATGTCGTTTCTTTGAGAATATGTCCTTTATTCTCATACCTTCTCATACTCGCTCATCAGCCACATAATCTACTCACTCCACTCTTAGATACTTCCACCATCCAAACTTCGTCCCCGATCGCTCACCTACTTACCAACCCACCTACCCGTTACATCTCTCCCTCACCCACTTACCAACCCACCTACCCGTTACATCTCTCCCTCACCCACTTACCAACCCACCTACCCATTACATCTCTCCCTCACCCACATACCAACCCACCTACCCGTTACATCCCTCCCTCACCCACATACCAAGAAATCCACCTATGCACTCATCAGCCCGTCCACCTGCACATATACTCACTCGAAACACACTCATCATTCTGCCTtctactcacccactcatccaaCCACACACTCATCAACCTTTTTCAGCTCACTCACCCAAAACCACAGAAAGCCGAACGTGAGTACTTCCGTGCCTTGCGCAGAAGACTCGTACCATCCACAGTTTCATTACTACAGGTAAATATGTTACAGAGCGCTCACAGCTATCACATTCTCAATGCAGAGTGGTAAATTCCTGCTATAATCTCCAGTGTCGTGGgcctcaactttgacttcaTCAGCTACAACATGACCAGCTTCATCGCCTACACCCTCTACAACTGTGGGCTGTTCTGGATACCAACCATACAGGTACTCGTACACTTAGCTGATTTCAAGCCacaacagacccgtgaaggtcccggggtagaacaggccttcagcatcccatgcttgccataaaagaagactatgcttgtcgtaagaggcaactaacgggatcgggtggtcaggctcgctgacttggttgacaattgtcatcggttcgcaattgcgcagatcaatgctcatgttgctgatcactggattgtctggtccagactcgattatgtccagaccgccgccatataatattgctgagtgcggcgtcaaactaaactcactaactcactgcaAGCTACAACAGTGAACACCTATATCTACATTACACTCTGTATATAAGATGTACACTACATATACATAGATGCAATATTAGCGGTAAATGAAAGCCAaatgtattatatatatttacagtatgTGTTCTTGTGCTTTTGATTATATTGCTGACTATGGtggaaaacaacattcacactCTGCACTTTCTGTTCTCACCAGGCTGAATACTTCATGATCCACCCCCGTGGCATCAACCCAGTGCAGCTGAATGACGTATTCTTCGCCCTGCACGCCTTTGTCTTATCCTTGTTCATCGTCATCCAGTGCCTCATATATGACGTAAGTCCTGATGACTTCATGATCATCTAGTGCTTCATGTATGACGTACGTCCTGATGACTTCATGATCATCTAGTGCTTCATGTATGACGTACGTCCTGATGACTTCATGATCATCTAGTGCTTCATGTATGACGTACGTCCTGATGACTTCATGATCATCTAGTGCTTCATGTATGACGTACGTCCTGATGACTTCATGATCATCTAGTGCTTCATGTATGACGTACGTCCTGATGACTTCATGATCATCTAGTGCTTCATGTATGACGTACGTCCTGATGACTTCATGATCATCTAGTGCTTCATGTATGACGTACGTCCTGATGACTTCATGATCATCTAGTGCCTCATATATGACGTAAGTCCTGATGACTTCATGATCATCTAGTGCTTCATGTATGACGTACGTCCTGATGACGTGATGATCATCTCTTGCTTCATGTATGACGTACGTCCTGATGACGTGATGATCATCTCTTGCTTCATGCATGACGTAAATACTGTTAACCCTGTATTATCATCTTGTGCTTCTTTGACTTCTTATTGCGCATGGGCGATGGCGGGCGTAAAGGTCGAGATCTTGTCACTTCAGCACACACGCCACGATGAGCATGTGGGTACTGTTTAAAAAGGACTTGAGCCCAACTCACTCATGTTTCATTATCATGAAGTAATTACCCTGATAAATAGTATGATCATCTTCCTTTATTTCAGCGAGGAAGTCAAAAGGTATCGAAGGTGTGTTACGTCATACAAGGCCTCATCTACTTGTTCCTGGTCATCACACTGTTTGTAGCTGTGGCCGGCAAGATCACCTGGCTGACTTACCTGTACTACTTCTCCTACATCAAGCTGGGGATCACGCTCATCAAATACTCGCCACAGGTACACGACAGACAGATTCGTTTGTCTTGTAAGCCAACTACAAACAGAATGTCTTCTTGTATATGATCACAAAGTCAAATTTTACATCGATGGTTGTTCCTGTAGTATTGCAAGGTTAGCGGCCCGTTGTTCTGTGCGTACGTTTGATAATACAAGCAATCATTGTTTCTGATGATTTTATTATGAACTGAAAAGCATAGAGCCGAGCGTA
Above is a genomic segment from Haliotis asinina isolate JCU_RB_2024 chromosome 7, JCU_Hal_asi_v2, whole genome shotgun sequence containing:
- the LOC137290707 gene encoding cystinosin-like isoform X2, encoding MLIISGRNVTVTLTPTTIMLQGGHSSNASLCLSQSLSKTAILLFTYDTGKGVFFSDDREVIAPLHNLTLRRGTPLCRHVKISGVNPGHVFVGVNSTSPEFDDLSSLYIRVDAIKSSVLNVASVVIGWIYFVAWTLAGYPQVFTNWRRKSVVGLNFDFISYNMTSFIAYTLYNCGLFWIPTIQAEYFMIHPRGINPVQLNDVFFALHAFVLSLFIVIQCLIYDRGSQKVSKVCYVIQGLIYLFLVITLFVAVAGKITWLTYLYYFSYIKLGITLIKYSPQAYMIYKTKSIEGFSIMAVTCDFTGGLFSVLQMFLLSINSDDWGSIIGDPTKFGLGLFSMMFDVVFLVQNCMYKKVVVADDDEERTPILINEKSS
- the LOC137290707 gene encoding cystinosin-like isoform X1, with the translated sequence MFMKSMFIYKLFINLLLIGLITAVYGRNVTVTLTPTTIMLQGGHSSNASLCLSQSLSKTAILLFTYDTGKGVFFSDDREVIAPLHNLTLRRGTPLCRHVKISGVNPGHVFVGVNSTSPEFDDLSSLYIRVDAIKSSVLNVASVVIGWIYFVAWTLAGYPQVFTNWRRKSVVGLNFDFISYNMTSFIAYTLYNCGLFWIPTIQAEYFMIHPRGINPVQLNDVFFALHAFVLSLFIVIQCLIYDRGSQKVSKVCYVIQGLIYLFLVITLFVAVAGKITWLTYLYYFSYIKLGITLIKYSPQAYMIYKTKSIEGFSIMAVTCDFTGGLFSVLQMFLLSINSDDWGSIIGDPTKFGLGLFSMMFDVVFLVQNCMYKKVVVADDDEERTPILINEKSS